The Rosa chinensis cultivar Old Blush chromosome 7, RchiOBHm-V2, whole genome shotgun sequence DNA segment TTCAGGTGTATGCGGAAGCTGGAGGGGAAGAGGATCcaaggaagaacaagaagaaagaaaagaaggagaaaaaggagAAGACTCATAAGAAGAAGCCTAAAAAAAGGTGGTCTGTCATACATGGATGCACCTAATCAGACTCTAGACCCTCAGTTTGACAAAACTACTAGCAATGCGAATAAGAAGGGAAAGAAATGAAGGTGGTTCAGCGGAACTTGTGGTGTTGGTGTGGTTTGATTGTTTTTGTTGCCTATATGTTGCCCTGTGTTTTGTTGTTTTAATTTCATCGTTTTATTGACTAATGTACTAGTAGTTATCCCATTCACGAATCTTATGTTGTGTCAAGTTAATTACTCAAGCCTCGGAGATCAACAACTGACTAGCCAGTATGAGAAACTTGTAGTTGAAAATAGTGCGAACGATGTTTCACCTCATACTTTCATGACTATGATGCAGTTCTATATTTAAGCCTTGTTCCTTATCTTTTCTTTACTTACATTTTTAatgtgttttcttttgtttctttatgaaaaTCGATGTAACTATTCAAAAtatttccccaaaaaaaaatatctcaaCTCTTGTGCATCCTTTTGATGATATTAAATCATACTACTTtatgggtaaagctatggtgtgttaatatttctcatacttcaactatttttaccactttaaggactcgtgttaccactttaaggactaatattactattttgaggactcataaagtaaactaagaaattttatcactttaaggactcatgtttaccactttgaagactaatattactattttgaggattcatgtggtaactaagaaaatttaccacttaaggactcatgttaccactttaaggactaatattactattttgaggactcattttaccacttttaaggcaattgtatgcatgtcatacattaacacattgtagaattttccctaCTTTATATGATCTCTATTTCCATTTATCAGGATTGATTTTACCATTGGTTTCTATGATGTATTTGTTCTTCTTACTTATTTAATGGTAGAAACtgttcaaattataaattattgGACTTGAAAACATCTCAATTCATGTGCATCTAGACTTTCATGGCAAGACAAGAGGAATGGTTACAAAGGATATGTGAGAAGGAGGAGAGGTTGAGAAAGGGGTTGAAATGATCAATAACAAATGATGTACGTGGTTAACATAATTTTAGGTTGTGTGAGCTTTTAAATATTTCAAGGAAGTTCTAGAAACTGAACCTCATTTATGTTCGTAATAattttcctcaaaaaaaaaaaaaaaagttcgtAATAATGAGAAACGATGCAATAAATCTAAAGTTGTGGCTTGGGTTAGTCTTGCCTAGTTTACATCTTTACTTCTAATGTGAATATCTTTGGCTTAAAAGAAAACACTCACATTTCTAATAATGTCATTCTCTTTTGACCATATCCATGAGAAATTGGTAGTGGAGAAAACCTCGTAAGCTCTGGTTGTGGTGTTATTGGTTTTTGGTGTTGATGAGATAGAATTAGTATATTTCGGACTCGCTTGGCCTGGTCCATCATTATTGGTGCTTGGACAGTGATGACTTGGGTCGGTCTTGCCCAATATACATCTTTACTTCTAATGTTAACATCTTGAATTTGAAAGGAAACACACACATTTCTACAAAAGTTGATCCCTCCTAACTATCTAGAAGAAATTGACGGTAAAGACCACTCCATAAGTTCCGATTGTAGTGTTATCAGCTTTTGGTGTTTGCGGGATTTGGTTTGAATTTCTTGTTTTAAGCCTAATTGTTATCCTTATTTTTGTTGAATATGTTGCTGTTGTATTCATCCAAGCGCCCAATATCAGGTTTTGTAATGGGTGTcggttagggctgtcaattccgacacgaccagATAACACGACTTAAAACccacacgattaaaaagcgggttggCCGTGGGTCAACCCACCAACACGAAGTAAACCCGTATAATCCGATTATACTATACTTCttaaaattttggacgttgggagtatttgatcataggattagacaatttgaaatattttgctttataattattggatttaattatttattaattatatataattatttatattcttcgttttgtggagtttttaatgaatttaatcaatttatgcatttttttagttaaatgggtcgcatttttaacccttaaatgagtcattttatctaacacgacacgacctatttattaaatggattaagcgggttggaaacgggtaacccgtttaataaataggttgggtctgggtttaaatttttgacacgattattaaatgggttgggttgggtttgggtttgggtttgtaccTTGCGACATAACAAATACcgtgacccgacacgaacccaacccgacacgacccattgacagccctagtgtCAGTGCCCTTTTTATAAAAGATCAAACCAAAGAGAATAAAAGAAAGAGACATCATAATAGCTAATTTGCTACTTTAAGTTTCAATTCATTGTCAATTTGCTACGCTAAATTTTAATTAAGCCAATTTGCTATGTTGAATTTTCACAATTAGTCAATTTGCTACCATAAGTATTATTTTTGCCAATTTTCCACCTTATGTCTTAAAAATTAGCGAATTTACTACCCTTACTTCAATTCCTCAGTTCAAACATTGataaattttaaaaatcaaGGGTAGCAAATGGCCAATTCTGAAAACTTAAAGAAGCATATTGGTTAATCTCGAAAACCTAGAGTATAAAATTTAACGGAAATGTAGCAAATTGGCGAAAATAAAACATAGGATaacaaattggctaattttgaaAACTTAGGGTAGAAAATTGGCTAAAATATAACCTAAGGTAGTAAATTGACACTAAGGTGAAACCTAGGGTAGCAAATTAGCAATTATGCCCATTGCTAAATACTTAAAACACATCCCATCTTTAATACACCACTAATATAAATTCTCATCCTTATTTATAGTAAAACACATATTTAAAGATTGTGATGAGTTAAAGTGTTTCTGGGCCTATGGTCCTTTGCACCTGAAGGCTAAGTCACATGCAGCGCCGACTTTGAAGGAGTGGATCATTGATCTTGTGGAGGTGTTGGGTGCTGATCAGATTGACTTTTTGTCATGTCTCTTTGGACCATTTGGACAGAGAGAAATAAACTAGTCTGGGAGGGGGGTACGTTTCAACCCATGCACATGATTAGTTGGTGTGTTAATAGTTTGACTGAGTTCTAGAAGTACCATACCAAGGCtataaggaagaagaaaagaccaTTGACTAAGTGGGAATGCCCTCCACGGGGTAGGCTGAAAATTAACATTGATGGTGCATTCCGATCTGAGAGTGGAACTGGAGGTATTGGGGTAGTGGTCAGGGATGATTTGGGCATTGGGTTGGTAGTTATTGCGAGGCCTTTTCTGCAAGCACACTCTGCTATTAATATGGAGGCTGAGGCGTGCAGGGATGGTCTTCTTCTTGGTATACACCAAGGTTGGACGAACATTGACATTGAGAGCGACTCTGCCCTTCTGATTGCTGCCCTCAAAAGTAAGGAGGAAAACCTTTCGGAGGTAAGTCGGATTCTTGATGATTGTAGAGATTATATGTCTGCTTTTCAATATGTAAGGGCTCGGCATGcttaccgtgaagcaaatggtgtgaCACATAGACTTGCCCACCTTGCTAGCTTATTTTCCATTAACGATGTTTGGCtagatgagactcctgctattattcaggatgtactctaCTAGGATTATTCTCTTAGTTTTGCTGTAGCACGGGGTTCAGGtattatgtcccccccccccccccgggttgcaaaattatgaaattaatataataaatggaaccgggcggctgggttccaaacccctttaaaaaaaaaaaaaaaccacctaTACTTCCCAAACCACACTCAATTTCTCATCCACCAACTTCTATATCAAAATCAGGAGGATCTTTTTCACTCCCTACATGTCAAATTGTCAATCATTTGTAATGAAATCAAATCCACCATTTGATAAGATAATGCTTTGTACAAATGTTAATTGTAAATTGCAACTCCTAGAACAAGATTCATCAATGTGACCTAACtcttaaacaattttttttttttttgaaagggaggCTAGTGCGGCTGCCTTAAAATCTTGATTGATGAAACTgtagaataaatttttttttttgggggagggggggggacatagagcctgaACTGTACATTGCAATAAGTATCAAGAGAACATtatgaaataatatcagaaatctctacaaaatttatGTATTCTAACATACACCAATTAGCACTTGACTGACTACACCATTTATTTTAAcaaagcggtgacataacggtAAGATAACTCTATCACAAGGAAGCataattacaaatagcacagctatcctactatgttgccacaCGGAAACAAATCCAGTGACACTTCATTTCTTCCTACCACTAGAAGGTTGCATCCATTTGATCAAAATAGCTCGCCGCCTCATTAGGCCAGATAAGGCACACAAAGTATGCATACCGGGACAATgcccacgtcgccctaccaTAAAATGGTAAGGGCTTATTTCTGGTATAAAGTCACAACCTActaaaaaacaataataaaagaaagcaataaaAATAATAGTCGTTTACTTTATTACACATATTTTCCGTTTCATTTAAATACATCTTAATTGTCTTTGCTAATCAAACATGTAAAAACATGCGAAACTTAGCGAGCTGAAAGTAGAAATTCTACCCCGTGACATCGCGAGAGTTCACATCACTAGTTTATAGTAAAAAAAACCAAGTAGGATTACCCAACATTTCTTGGACCTGACCAAAGCCACAACCCAATTTATTCTTTTATTCTCTTTGGCTAGAACTTTTATAACAGgacttaaaaagaaaacaacaactaTCTTCTTTTATTCTCTTCGGCTTGAACTTTTATAAAATGAGGAGAAGGTTTTCTTTCAATGAAAAAGAACGTATAATGCATTAATAAAAAAGCCTACTCACCTAAGGGATAGTTTTTAAGAGACTgtaagggacaagtgaatctgattgctgaaaataaatgcacagttttaaattgttataatttcagcttttatatttaatacatgtggttgagaacttgagatgcatttgtccctcacaatcccttaaaactgtctcttaggtgagcaaaCCTGCATTAATAAAAAGGCATCAACTCTAATTAGAAAATCTAAAATTGGGCTTTTGGATAAATAGAACAGCAACAGACCCACAAAAGGCAACAGAAACAAGGTTAACAATTGGGCCTGAAAAACAAGAAATCCGAACAACCAAAACCAACCCAAGCTTAAAATTTGACATCGGTGTGGTGAGTCGTGAGTTCTATGGATTACTGGATTCTATCAGAATTACGAGCTCTTCAAATGAGTATATGGGAGATTAAATTCAGAACGTGTCTGACCTACAACTTGCCCCAACTTGAATATTGCAAGAGCTTTCCAACGAATGAGCTTTATTAATAGCATTTACTGATCATCATCTGGGCTGGACAGATGGATCTACTTATTGAACTTGTGCTTGACAAGCACAGGAAATGTGAAGTGTGATCAATGAGGAGTGTCTGAGTGAGACCTGCAAACACATATATGCGCTCGCTCGCTTTCGCATGGTTCATATCATTATAACAAAATGATCGACGGACAGAGACAATAAATCAGCCACCCAACAAATGCACAAAGTCTCTGTTCACCTTGTCCCCGTGGCGCCATTAATATAAACACAGCTCCATCATCAAGCCCACAGCTAATGCTGTTAGATCTTCAAACGCATAGCTTGGTTTCAGTTCTGGAACATGTCCTTCATTGTTCATACCTATTACATTGATTATGTCTCTgatcatatatttatatatgaacTGGAAAAAGTGAAAACCCATATAGCAGTAATTATTTTTCAAGCTGTGAGGTAGGTTCCAGTTTGGCCACCAATTATGGAAGCATAGTGTCCTGAAAAGGCAGGGCCAACTCATTTGCAATGTCATGCGAATAGGCAACAAGCTAGTGATTATATATTTCAGGGTTTTAATGTCTAAAATGAAACTGTGCATTTGGAATACCTTTAACTCTAGACTTTCGATAGACAATGCTCACAATGGTAACCGAAACCCCATGTGAAATTTAAACAAGAAGGGTCACCCTGCCACCATTTGAGACCAGCACAGTAGCAGCTAGCCTGAGAAAGTCTTCAAAATATGGACCCACCCCTCCCAAGATTAGGCCACCATTTTTCTTATATTAATAGACAAAGGGTCTCTGGTCTGGTCCTCATGAATAATTGGTGCAGTAAATTAagggagggaggaagaaagACCTGTAGACTTAGTAGCAAGCCAAACAGTGTAGGTACAAAGAATGTGAGATTCTATCAGCTGCAGAATAGTCAAACTGGAATGTGGGATTGAACTTAGGTTTGTACTGTTCAGAGAAGAAGATGGAAACCTTATGCAAGTGAGGTGGGGTCGTGTGAATCTCTAGCTAAATGTGTAGCACCTAAGAAATCTCGTGTGTGGAGCCTTTTCCATTATTTCGTTATGCACAAATCGAAAAGTAGGGTATGAAGGTGTTCCTGGCCTTAACAGAGTCGAAGCCTTGAGATTTATGCAACTCATGATGCTGCTGGCATGGATGGGTTTACGGTTTACCAGTTAGTCTTTAGCTTGTGAATCATTAGATCCCAAATCCTAGGGTAAATATATCGTCAGATTCTCGtaatttatttttcagttgggTCACTTGGgtgtgtatgtatgtatgtatgtatgtatgtatgtatgtatgtattatatatatatatttttttcaagtaatctaatatattatatataattatgaagaCCCAGATTATCTGTATGAGTTTACAGCTCGCCTCGTACTTACATAAGATTTTATCAACCACACaccatttttaaaattaaactaGGGACCATATCTATAACTCTATATATGGTTAGTATTTTGCGGCCAAAGACAATTAAGAATGAAACAAACTAGTAATGCAACGTAAGATTAACTTCATTTCTTGCCATTGCTAGATGAATCCGGAATCTCTTATAAAAGCTAGAGTAGGCGTTATAGAACAATATCACGCACAATGTCTTGCAATTCTTAATcaaatgacttttttttttctttttttgatttaTGTAATAGAATAAGGAttatttatactattattaagagaagaggtgtTGTTAgctaaaactgattttttttacctttataactctcaaatattaaaatatcatggattacattttaacatcagggataaaaatgtaaaaagcaaaaaaattaaaataaaataactatTTCACACTCTCCACTACTCTCACACCCATCGGGTGTGTGGACATTTTCTAGTATTTGATTAGTTAAGGCTAACTACAACCAATAACAAGAAAATACATGCCTATTTAACAAGGATAATACTCATAATTTTTACTTTTGTATTGTATTCCGCTGGAATCTTCTTCACATTATTGTCAATCACTTTTAGCTGGTTATTGGACATATATCCTCTTGTTATTTGTTATGATTAACCAAGTATTATCCATAGAataaagttgagaaaattgaatttTTGGTACGGTTTAAGGTGTCACTGGTCTTCTCTTTGCTGACAGAAATATTACCTCAGTCAAACAGTAACGTTTTATGTCTTAATCACAGATACTAGGCATTCTCACCTTGTGATGCTATATATCAGAAAAGTGAGTAACTTCTTCATAATGAAATTAGTTGTGtctatttgaccaaaaaaaataaaaaattagttgTGTCTGTCCACCCACGATGTACTTTCTGTCGAAAAAGGAATAGCATCATTTGCCCTCATTATGTTAATTTCTGATTAACAGTTTCAATTACCATGCATGAAGTTAGTTCACCAATTTGCTAGCTGTTCTAAGACTCAATCAAATCCTTGACAAGACAAGGATAATTAAGAACCGTATAAGTCAACCTTTTCATCAAATTAGTCGTTATGCATTTTTCTTTAAGCGATTAAATAGTCATTATGCATCATTATTGAGATTTTTTGAATCATCGTCAAACCATATGTGATCACTCATGACGTAAGTTTTGATCAACAAAGATAACTTaccaaaagaagaagacgaagaagaactTACCAATTGGAACTTTAGT contains these protein-coding regions:
- the LOC112177537 gene encoding uncharacterized protein LOC112177537, translated to MTSNYPPYYIPNGEKLLPCDPNTSAYSAPSYYLSIQVYAEAGGEEDPRKNKKKEKKEKKEKTHKKKPKKRIDFTIGFYDVFVLLTYLMKYHTKAIRKKKRPLTKWECPPRGRLKINIDGAFRSESGTGGIGVVVRDDLGIGLVVIARPFLQAHSAINMEAEACRDGLLLGIHQGWTNIDIESDSALLIAALKSKEENLSEVSRILDDCRDYMSAFQYVRARHAYREANGVTHRLAHLASLFSINDVWLDETPAIIQDVLY